A single genomic interval of Helianthus annuus cultivar XRQ/B chromosome 13, HanXRQr2.0-SUNRISE, whole genome shotgun sequence harbors:
- the LOC110897599 gene encoding geraniol 8-hydroxylase, translating to MASNINGTMWEQAMVNKHELAFAGLVVTVMSLAILWYNKTVSNGGSGSSTPPLPPGPKGLPVVGYFPFLGPNLHHEFAKMANRYGPIFKLYLGSKLHIVVNSAVLAKVVTGEQDESFANRDPHTAGLATSYNANDVAWAPNNADRRNLRKVLVHEVLSNVNLDASHSYRRDEVRKTVKNVYDRIGTPVDINEISFSTVLETLTSIVWGKGLVEGSKYSNLSDEIREVVSRIVEIAEGLNISDFFPALARFDFQGVKRKMDDQMKQFDRIFETTIEERTLRNKRVSLTDKTEEQIKQEGKKDFLQILLELKDQNTGPSITMTQLKALVVDIFLGGTDATSAMVEWAMTEILRNKEVMKKVQNELEEIVGLDNTVEESHIPKLKYLDAVFKETFRLHPPLPFLLPRAPNKTCTVGGYTVPKGSTIFLNVWAIQRDPKYWDNPSEFIPDRFLDNEGLEKWDYNGTNPKFFPFGSGRRKCPGIPLGEKMMTHILASLMHSFEWSLPEGEDLDLYDKFGIAMKKKNPLVVIPSPRLRDANLYK from the exons ATGGCATCAAACATCAATGGCACTATGTGGGAGCAAGCCATGGTCAACAAACACGAGCTTGCTTTTGCCGGTCTTGTTGTTACGGTCATGTCTCTAGCCATTTTATGGTACAACAAGACTGTTTCGAACGGCGGCTCCGGCTCCAGCACACCTCCTTTGCCACCAGGCCCCAAAGGCTTACCAGTAGTGGGCTACTTCCCATTCCTTGGTCCTAACTTGCACCACGAGTTCGCCAAAATGGCTAACCGTTACGGGCCCATTTTCAAGCTCTATCTCGGAAGCAAGCTCCATATTGTGGTGAATTCGGCTGTGCTAGCCAAGGTTGTAACCGGTGAGCAAGACGAGAGTTTTGCTAACCGGGACCCGCATACGGCTGGGCTAGCCACGAGTTACAATGCTAATGATGTTGCATGGGCACCCAACAACGCTGATCGGCGTAACTTACGTAAAGTTTTGGTGCATGAAGTCCTAAGCAACGTGAATCTAGACGCTTCTCATTCCTACCGTCGGGATGAAGTCCGAAAGACCGTAAAAAATGTTTACGATAGGATCGGTACGCCGGTTGATATCAACGAGATATCTTTCTCGACGGTTTTGGAGACGCTAACTAGCATAGTTTGGGGAAAGGGCCTAGTTGAGGGGTCAAAGTATAGTAATCTTAGCGACGAGATACGAGAAGTGGTATCGCGTATTGTTGAGATTGCCGAGGGACTAAACATCTCGGATTTCTTCCCCGCGCTTGCGCGTTTTGATTTTCAAGGTGTCAAGCGAAAAATGGACGATCAAATGAAACAATTCGACCGGATTTTCGAGACAACAATTGAAGAGAGAACACTACGAAATAAAAGAGTATCACTGACGGACAAGACTGAAGAACAAATTAAGCAAGAAGGAAAGAAAGATTTCTTGCAGATCTTGTTAGAGCTTAAAGATCAAAACACAGGACCCTCAATCACCATGACTCAATTGAAAGCACTAGTTGTG GATATCTTTCTTGGAGGAACAGATGCAACTTCAGCTATGGTGGAATGGGCCATGACTGAGATTTTGAGAAACAAAGAGGTGATGAAGAAGGTACAAAATGAGCTAGAAGAAATAGTAGGTCTAGACAATACAGTGGAGGAATCCCATATTCCAAAACTGAAATATCTTGATGCAGTGTTCAAGGAAACGTTTCGGTTGCATCCACCGTTACCGTTCCTTCTTCCTCGAGCTCCAAACAAGACCTGCACCGTCGGCGGATACACTGTTCCAAAGGGATCAACCATCTTTTTGAATGTATGGGCCATACAAAGGGACCCTAAGTATTGGGACAACCCGTCTGAGTTCATCCCTGATAGGTTTTTGGACAATGAGGGGTTAGAGAAGTGGGATTATAATGGGACAAATCCCAAGTTTTTCCCCTTCGGGTCGGGTCGGAGAAAGTGCCCGGGTATCCCGTTGGGAGAGAAGATGATGACGCATATTTTGGCTTCATTAATGCATTCGTTCGAGTGGAGCTTGCCAGAGGGTGAAGATCTTGACCTTTATGATAAATTTGGTATCGCAATGAAGAAAAAAAACCCACTTGTAGTTATCCCGTCTCCGCGGTTGAGAGACGCGAATCTTTACAAGTGA